The proteins below are encoded in one region of Caballeronia sp. SL2Y3:
- the terL gene encoding phage terminase large subunit, which translates to MDDKAVARVGADQAAAELLTRRRARTDILAYANAIDVPGRPVNGDVDDNAIDSASGDDDAPVDADNDCDQFEPLAKPLAAHHRLILEWVDATSRTPHGRLMIFTPPGSGKSTYASVVFPSWYLGAAPDRRLILASYGDALASRMGRRTRSIVRQPRWQRIWNTELTADSHAAHAFALTNGSEYLACGLLSGVTGNRCQGLLIDDPVRGREQADSEVVRDKVFDAYEDDLKTRLVPGGWIVLIQCMTGDTRVLMEDGHEELLRNIRPGDRVATYDNGRISASRVRNWANRGPDRVYEITMKSGTFVKANARHPFLVERKGERLWQQTATLKKGSVILTVTGVNGKALHPPQQSAISQPGAKGCACTTTASINGKSAFERLRSILHRGVKHIYATDMGLVSRTMSVCWPSRAESAPSASNLPRTGTRALIGMQSYASTIATTVTRLEGFSATIATLRSATARLRTFFVRRLNTYEITRDVVAEVAERGIEDVFDVEIERTENCIANGLISHNTRWHDDDLAGRILPEGWHGESGQIACRDGNTWEVLCLQARCETDTDPLNRAKGEYLWPEWFDRKHWAQYETNPRTWASLYQQMPVPPEGDLFRPERLTVVDIVPTTYIEWVRGWDLASVEGDGDWTAGAKLGRLADGRYVIGDMTRGRWGPDRRDAIIAATAQLDGVGTRIGLPQDPGQAGKTQVLYLTRELAGYRVTSSPETGDKVTRAEPFAAQANVGNVVMLRGDWNAALVSELRGFPFGTHDDQVDALSRAFALLIARRPMRISDAALAAV; encoded by the coding sequence CAGTTCGAGCCGCTCGCCAAGCCCCTGGCCGCGCACCACCGCTTGATCCTCGAGTGGGTCGACGCCACCAGCCGCACGCCGCACGGACGGCTCATGATCTTCACGCCGCCGGGCAGCGGCAAGTCGACCTACGCCTCGGTGGTGTTCCCGTCCTGGTATCTCGGCGCCGCGCCCGACCGCCGGCTGATCCTCGCGAGCTACGGCGACGCGCTGGCGAGCCGCATGGGCCGGCGCACGCGCTCGATCGTGCGGCAGCCGCGCTGGCAGCGCATCTGGAACACGGAGTTGACGGCTGACTCGCACGCGGCGCACGCGTTCGCACTCACCAACGGCAGCGAGTATCTCGCCTGTGGGCTGCTGTCCGGCGTCACTGGCAATCGGTGCCAAGGGCTGCTGATCGACGACCCCGTGCGCGGGCGCGAGCAGGCTGACTCGGAGGTGGTGCGCGACAAGGTATTCGACGCGTATGAGGACGATCTCAAGACGCGGCTGGTCCCCGGCGGCTGGATCGTGCTGATCCAATGCATGACCGGTGACACGCGCGTGCTGATGGAGGACGGACACGAGGAGTTGCTGCGAAATATTCGTCCGGGCGATCGCGTAGCGACATATGACAACGGCAGGATTTCGGCATCAAGGGTGCGCAATTGGGCGAACCGAGGTCCTGACCGCGTCTATGAAATCACGATGAAGTCGGGTACCTTCGTTAAAGCAAATGCAAGGCATCCGTTCCTTGTCGAGCGGAAGGGCGAGAGGTTATGGCAGCAAACGGCTACGCTAAAAAAGGGCAGCGTCATCCTGACGGTCACTGGGGTAAATGGAAAGGCATTACATCCTCCGCAGCAGAGTGCGATAAGCCAGCCAGGTGCAAAGGGATGTGCATGCACCACTACAGCCAGCATCAATGGAAAATCGGCGTTCGAGCGCCTTCGGTCAATCCTGCATCGAGGCGTGAAGCACATCTACGCCACCGATATGGGATTAGTCTCGCGGACTATGAGCGTCTGCTGGCCGAGCAGGGCGGAGTCTGCGCCATCTGCAAGCAACCTGCCTCGAACCGGAACACGCGCGCTCATTGGAATGCAAAGCTATGCGTCGACCATTGCCACGACAGTGACAAGGTTAGAGGGCTTCTCCGCAACGATTGCAACCTTGCGATCGGCTACGGCAAGACTGAGGACATTCTTCGTGCGGCGGCTCAATACTTACGAGATAACGAGAGACGTCGTCGCTGAAGTTGCCGAGCGCGGTATCGAGGATGTCTTTGATGTCGAGATTGAGCGCACCGAAAACTGCATTGCTAACGGTTTGATAAGCCACAACACACGCTGGCACGACGACGATCTGGCCGGCCGCATCCTGCCCGAGGGTTGGCATGGCGAGAGCGGTCAGATCGCGTGCCGAGACGGCAACACGTGGGAGGTGCTGTGCCTGCAGGCGCGCTGCGAGACCGACACGGATCCGCTCAATCGCGCGAAGGGCGAGTACCTGTGGCCCGAATGGTTCGACCGCAAGCACTGGGCGCAGTACGAGACGAACCCGCGAACCTGGGCGTCGCTGTATCAGCAGATGCCGGTGCCGCCCGAGGGCGATCTCTTCAGGCCCGAGCGGCTGACCGTGGTCGACATCGTGCCGACCACCTACATCGAGTGGGTGCGTGGCTGGGATCTGGCGAGCGTGGAGGGTGACGGCGACTGGACAGCAGGCGCGAAGCTCGGGCGCCTGGCCGACGGCCGCTATGTGATCGGCGACATGACGCGCGGACGGTGGGGACCGGACCGGCGCGACGCGATCATCGCCGCGACCGCGCAGCTCGATGGCGTTGGCACGCGCATCGGCTTGCCACAAGACCCGGGCCAGGCAGGAAAGACGCAGGTGCTGTATCTGACGCGTGAACTGGCGGGTTATCGCGTGACGAGCAGCCCTGAGACGGGCGACAAAGTCACGCGGGCCGAGCCGTTCGCCGCGCAGGCAAACGTGGGCAACGTGGTGATGCTGCGCGGCGACTGGAACGCGGCGTTGGTGTCTGAACTGCGCGGCTTCCCGTTCGGCACGCACGACGATCAGGTGGACGCGCTGTCGCGCGCCTTCGCGCTGCTCATCGCACGGCGGCCGATGCGGATCTCGGATGCAGCGTTGGCGGCGGTGTGA
- a CDS encoding 2-dehydropantoate 2-reductase, whose translation MKICVYGAGAIGGYMGAQIARAGADVSFVARGPHLAAMQANGVRLRIDGQEHTVKVRCTNNPAELGPQDYVIIALKAHSVPGVVDLMPPLLGPDTAIVTAVNGLPYWYFYQHGGALAGTTLQSIDPGGRQWSVFGPERAIGCVLLPAAEIVEPGVIEHHYGKKFPIGEPSGETTPRLQALHDIMAAADMEAPMRDNIRDEIWLKLWGNLCFNPISALTHATLDVLTSDPGTRALSKAMMLEAKAIGDKIGVNFRVDVERRINGAGAVGAHKTSMLMDCEAGRPMEIDPLITVVQEIGRLVHVETPMIDAVLALIKLREAVNQGTTRTPAPPQTQKAA comes from the coding sequence ATGAAGATCTGCGTGTATGGCGCCGGAGCCATCGGCGGTTACATGGGCGCGCAAATCGCGCGGGCCGGAGCGGACGTCAGCTTCGTGGCGCGCGGGCCGCACCTCGCGGCGATGCAGGCGAACGGCGTGCGGCTCAGGATCGACGGGCAAGAGCACACGGTCAAAGTGCGCTGCACGAACAATCCCGCCGAACTCGGGCCGCAAGACTACGTGATCATCGCGTTGAAGGCGCATTCGGTGCCGGGCGTGGTCGACCTGATGCCGCCGCTGCTCGGACCGGACACGGCCATCGTCACAGCGGTCAACGGCTTGCCTTACTGGTACTTCTATCAGCACGGCGGCGCGCTCGCCGGCACGACGCTGCAAAGCATCGATCCGGGCGGCAGGCAATGGAGCGTCTTCGGGCCGGAGCGGGCCATCGGCTGCGTGCTGCTTCCAGCGGCGGAAATCGTGGAGCCGGGCGTCATCGAACATCACTACGGCAAGAAGTTTCCCATCGGCGAGCCGAGCGGGGAGACCACGCCGCGCCTTCAGGCACTGCACGACATCATGGCCGCCGCCGACATGGAAGCGCCAATGCGCGACAACATTCGCGATGAAATCTGGCTGAAGCTCTGGGGCAACCTTTGCTTCAATCCGATCAGCGCGCTCACGCACGCGACGCTCGATGTCCTCACGAGCGACCCCGGCACCCGCGCGCTCTCCAAGGCGATGATGCTGGAAGCGAAGGCGATCGGCGACAAGATCGGCGTCAACTTCCGCGTGGACGTAGAGCGGCGTATCAACGGCGCGGGGGCGGTCGGCGCGCACAAGACGTCGATGCTGATGGACTGCGAAGCCGGCCGGCCGATGGAGATCGACCCGCTCATTACGGTCGTGCAGGAGATCGGCCGCCTGGTGCACGTGGAAACGCCGATGATCGATGCGGTCCTCGCATTGATCAAGCTGCGCGAAGCGGTGAATCAGGGAACCACGCGGACGCCTGCGCCGCCGCAAACGCAAAAAGCGGCCTAA
- the oxlT gene encoding oxalate/formate MFS antiporter, whose protein sequence is MASADTVVSGQSHGRHHNRWIQLAIGILCMGLVANLQYAWTLFVVPMDAKHHWGQAAIQTAFTIFIVTETWLVPVEGWLVDKFGPRPVVIGGSVCAAIGWVIDAHATSLVHLYIAAVIAGIGAGCVYGTCVGTALKWFPDKRGLAAGLTAAGFGAGAAVTVIPISNMIQSSGYEHAFMFFGIFQGVCIFLLALMLVRPKPPVNVAPAKRIVSTKIDYTTGQMVRSPLFWVLYLMFVFVAAGGVIATAQFGPIAKEYGFAKMPVNVLGITLPLLAMTLSIDNLCNGFTRPLCGFISDKIGRENTMFIIFLGEGVALLGLMQFGHHPYLFMLFAAMTFLCWGEIFSIFPATCADTFGSKYAAANAGTLYTAKGTASMLVPLASVLASVGSWNAVFITAATTSIAAGLCAKFVLAPMRKRWIENTVAATSGDSSINASFQAGWPEAPGKTSVQ, encoded by the coding sequence ATGGCAAGCGCAGACACGGTGGTGTCCGGGCAGTCGCACGGGCGTCACCACAACCGTTGGATCCAGCTGGCGATCGGCATTCTATGCATGGGCCTCGTCGCCAATCTCCAGTACGCCTGGACCCTTTTCGTCGTGCCGATGGATGCCAAGCACCATTGGGGCCAAGCGGCCATTCAGACGGCGTTCACCATCTTCATCGTCACCGAAACCTGGCTCGTGCCAGTCGAAGGCTGGCTCGTCGACAAGTTCGGGCCGCGTCCGGTCGTGATCGGCGGATCGGTGTGCGCGGCCATCGGCTGGGTCATCGACGCGCACGCGACAAGCCTCGTTCATCTCTATATCGCGGCGGTCATCGCGGGCATCGGCGCGGGATGCGTGTACGGCACGTGCGTCGGCACGGCGCTGAAGTGGTTCCCGGACAAGCGCGGTCTCGCGGCCGGCCTGACGGCGGCGGGCTTCGGCGCCGGCGCGGCGGTCACGGTCATCCCGATCTCGAACATGATCCAGTCCTCGGGCTACGAACACGCGTTCATGTTCTTCGGCATCTTCCAGGGCGTGTGCATCTTCCTGCTCGCGCTCATGCTCGTGCGTCCGAAGCCCCCGGTGAACGTCGCGCCGGCCAAGCGGATCGTGTCCACCAAAATCGACTACACGACCGGCCAGATGGTGCGCTCGCCGCTCTTCTGGGTGCTCTATTTGATGTTCGTGTTCGTCGCGGCGGGCGGCGTGATCGCCACCGCGCAGTTCGGGCCGATCGCGAAGGAATACGGCTTCGCGAAGATGCCGGTGAATGTGCTGGGCATCACGCTGCCGCTGCTCGCGATGACGCTTTCCATCGACAACCTATGCAACGGCTTCACGCGTCCGCTCTGCGGTTTCATCTCGGACAAGATCGGCCGCGAGAACACGATGTTCATTATCTTCCTTGGCGAGGGCGTGGCGCTGCTCGGGCTGATGCAGTTCGGACATCATCCGTATCTCTTCATGCTGTTCGCCGCGATGACGTTCCTCTGCTGGGGCGAAATCTTCTCGATCTTCCCGGCCACGTGCGCGGACACCTTCGGCAGCAAGTACGCCGCCGCCAACGCGGGCACGCTGTACACGGCCAAGGGCACGGCCTCGATGCTGGTGCCGCTCGCATCGGTGCTCGCGTCGGTCGGATCGTGGAATGCGGTGTTCATCACGGCCGCCACGACGTCGATTGCCGCGGGTCTGTGCGCCAAGTTCGTGCTCGCGCCGATGAGAAAGCGCTGGATCGAGAACACGGTCGCCGCCACCTCGGGCGATTCGTCGATCAACGCGTCGTTCCAGGCGGGCTGGCCCGAAGCACCGGGCAAGACGTCGGTTCAATAA
- a CDS encoding GntR family transcriptional regulator, protein MPSDTQSVDRPEVRPNGLTLSLEPINATVSLRDQAYAKLRQAIAEADIYRSREEIRLDEKELTEALGVSRTPIREAMTLLEQEGFLRTVPRRGVYILRKTKREIVEMIHMWAALESMAARLATQRATDEEIAQLRHMFDNFRDSTPAEHIDEYSEANIAFHQAIVRLSKSQIIFDTIKNIFVHVRAIRKMTISQSDRASRSIVDHMRIIEALEKRDTELVERLVRQHSLDLAAFVEANCDFLD, encoded by the coding sequence ATGCCATCTGATACTCAATCCGTAGACAGGCCGGAAGTTCGCCCGAACGGGCTGACGCTCTCGCTGGAGCCGATCAACGCCACGGTTTCGCTGCGCGATCAGGCGTACGCGAAACTGCGGCAGGCGATTGCGGAGGCGGACATCTACCGTTCGCGGGAAGAAATCCGTCTGGACGAAAAAGAGCTGACGGAAGCGTTGGGCGTCTCGCGAACGCCTATCCGCGAGGCCATGACGCTCTTGGAGCAGGAGGGCTTTCTGCGCACGGTGCCGCGCCGCGGGGTGTATATCCTGCGCAAGACCAAGCGCGAGATCGTCGAGATGATTCACATGTGGGCGGCGCTCGAAAGCATGGCGGCGCGCCTTGCCACGCAGCGCGCGACGGACGAGGAGATCGCCCAGCTTCGCCACATGTTCGACAATTTCCGCGACAGCACGCCGGCCGAGCATATCGACGAGTATTCGGAAGCGAATATCGCGTTCCATCAGGCCATCGTGCGGCTGTCGAAGTCGCAGATCATCTTCGACACGATCAAGAACATCTTCGTGCACGTGCGCGCCATCCGGAAGATGACGATCTCGCAGAGCGACCGCGCGTCGCGCTCGATCGTCGATCACATGCGCATCATCGAGGCGCTGGAGAAGCGCGACACCGAGCTCGTCGAGCGGCTCGTGCGGCAGCATTCGCTGGATCTCGCGGCGTTCGTCGAGGCGAACTGCGATTTTCTGGATTGA
- a CDS encoding H-NS family nucleoid-associated regulatory protein, translated as MTYRSPQVAELMAQRESLEKELAEARRKEERLALIEIVQKMRQYGISLNELMGRKPGTQHPAPDAAIKYRDPESGATWSGRGRAPQWIAGKDRDAFLVEQSASLPPRHASQASLFADED; from the coding sequence ATGACGTACAGAAGTCCGCAAGTCGCCGAGTTGATGGCGCAAAGGGAGTCGCTGGAGAAAGAACTGGCCGAAGCACGGCGCAAAGAAGAGCGCCTCGCGTTGATCGAGATCGTCCAGAAGATGCGTCAATACGGCATCTCGTTGAACGAACTGATGGGCCGTAAGCCCGGCACGCAGCATCCGGCACCGGACGCGGCCATCAAGTATCGCGATCCGGAAAGCGGGGCGACGTGGAGCGGGCGCGGTCGCGCGCCGCAGTGGATCGCGGGCAAGGATCGGGACGCGTTTCTGGTCGAACAATCTGCGAGCCTGCCACCGCGGCACGCTTCGCAGGCTTCGCTCTTCGCGGACGAAGACTGA
- a CDS encoding LysR family transcriptional regulator has product MRNATLRQLKIFETVARRLSFSRAAEELYLTQPAVSTQVKQLEEHAGLPLFEQLGKKIYLTPAGNEMLHYSRAILEQFREADDAMARLKGISGGTLNVAVISAGDYFFPRLLAEFTKRNTDVRLNLAVHNREELLHQLSDNLTDLAVMVRPPRDMDTVNVSFAPHPYVIVAPPDHPLVGRSNIPLESLADEPFIVRERGSDTWNSMEEGFAGRLTNLNVAMEITSTETIKQAVIAGMGLSFLSAHTISMELQVGKLAVLDIEGFPVMLNWFVVHRNNKRLPPVALAFKQFLIDEGAAQIEAITHIVAKTGKPDS; this is encoded by the coding sequence CTGCGAAATGCCACTCTGCGCCAACTCAAAATCTTCGAAACGGTCGCGCGACGCCTGAGTTTTTCGCGGGCGGCGGAAGAGCTCTATCTCACGCAGCCCGCCGTATCCACGCAGGTCAAGCAGCTGGAAGAGCACGCCGGCTTGCCTCTTTTCGAACAGCTCGGCAAGAAAATCTATCTCACTCCGGCCGGGAACGAAATGCTCCATTACAGCAGGGCGATACTCGAGCAATTCCGCGAAGCCGACGACGCAATGGCGCGTCTCAAGGGTATTTCCGGAGGCACGCTCAACGTCGCCGTGATCAGCGCGGGCGATTACTTCTTTCCTCGTCTGCTGGCCGAATTCACCAAACGTAATACGGACGTCCGGCTCAATCTCGCCGTGCATAACCGCGAGGAACTGCTGCATCAACTCTCCGACAATTTGACGGATCTCGCCGTCATGGTCCGGCCGCCGCGCGATATGGACACGGTCAACGTGTCGTTTGCGCCGCATCCTTATGTGATCGTCGCGCCGCCCGATCATCCGCTCGTCGGACGAAGCAATATTCCGCTGGAATCGCTCGCCGACGAACCGTTCATCGTGCGCGAGCGTGGCTCGGACACGTGGAATTCGATGGAAGAAGGCTTCGCGGGCAGGCTCACTAATCTCAACGTCGCGATGGAGATCACGAGCACCGAGACCATCAAACAGGCCGTGATTGCCGGAATGGGACTGAGTTTTTTATCCGCGCATACCATCAGCATGGAATTGCAGGTCGGCAAGCTCGCCGTACTGGATATAGAAGGCTTTCCCGTGATGCTCAACTGGTTTGTCGTGCATCGCAACAACAAGCGCTTGCCGCCAGTAGCGCTCGCCTTCAAACAATTTCTGATCGACGAAGGCGCCGCGCAGATCGAAGCGATCACGCATATCGTCGCAAAGACGGGGAAACCCGATTCATAA
- a CDS encoding LysR family transcriptional regulator has protein sequence MRERPAAPAHALSVSLHQLRLFVTLARYRSFTRAGDEFGITQSAVSRSIRELEDEIALRLFDRTTRQVTLTDTGRKLLARIAPLVEELEATLRPSADAQAGQGIVHMASSCGLTASVLPALLASCKERLPDVSITVLDRPQNAVLQLVRSGEAEIGVVIAPDNLDELAFEPLFADGFAAVVGASHRLADAALLEWTQLRGMPLLLLDDDTGSLAAVEAALARHAVAGAVRQRLTQPVAVARMAEAGLGVGVLPMHARLACDSARTRFIPLAPDPARTVMIVRRRGRALRESAAHVWSHFIASSTHTLNTSQAIEA, from the coding sequence ATGCGCGAACGCCCGGCCGCTCCCGCGCATGCGCTTTCGGTGTCGCTGCATCAGTTGCGGCTTTTCGTGACGCTCGCGCGATACCGCAGCTTCACCCGCGCCGGCGACGAATTCGGCATCACGCAATCGGCGGTGAGCCGCAGCATTCGAGAACTCGAAGACGAAATCGCGCTGCGGCTCTTCGACCGGACCACGCGCCAGGTCACGCTCACCGACACTGGACGCAAGCTGCTCGCGCGCATCGCGCCGCTCGTCGAGGAACTGGAAGCGACACTGCGGCCGAGCGCCGACGCTCAAGCCGGGCAGGGCATTGTCCACATGGCGAGCAGTTGCGGCCTGACGGCGAGCGTGCTTCCCGCGCTGCTCGCGTCGTGCAAGGAGCGGCTGCCGGACGTGAGCATCACCGTGCTGGACCGGCCGCAGAACGCCGTGCTCCAGCTTGTGCGCTCGGGCGAGGCGGAAATCGGCGTCGTCATTGCGCCGGACAATCTGGACGAACTCGCCTTCGAACCGCTATTCGCCGATGGTTTCGCAGCGGTGGTCGGCGCGTCGCATCGACTGGCGGACGCGGCGCTTCTGGAGTGGACGCAGTTGCGCGGCATGCCGCTCCTTCTGCTCGACGACGACACCGGCAGCCTCGCCGCCGTCGAAGCCGCGCTCGCGCGCCACGCGGTGGCGGGCGCAGTGCGGCAGCGGCTGACGCAGCCGGTCGCGGTGGCGCGCATGGCGGAGGCCGGTCTCGGCGTCGGCGTTCTGCCGATGCACGCCCGCCTCGCCTGCGACAGCGCCCGCACGCGATTCATTCCCCTCGCGCCCGACCCCGCGCGCACGGTCATGATCGTGCGCCGCCGTGGCCGCGCGCTGCGCGAGAGCGCGGCGCATGTCTGGTCGCACTTCATCGCATCCTCGACGCATACTCTCAACACGTCACAGGCCATCGAGGCCTGA
- a CDS encoding RcnB family protein — protein sequence MKKGIVVALLSAGLGLTAGASFAQQWHGQDENHGPQANHAPMMHGHDAHDGHDAHDGPRPQEHADRDRGHPDWHKGDRLSSEYRDHQYVVDDWRGHGLRQPPRGYQWVGVGADYVLVAAATGLIAQVVLAQ from the coding sequence ATGAAAAAAGGAATCGTCGTTGCGCTGTTATCTGCAGGTCTCGGACTTACTGCGGGGGCGAGTTTCGCACAGCAGTGGCACGGCCAGGATGAGAATCACGGCCCTCAAGCCAATCACGCGCCGATGATGCACGGCCACGATGCACACGACGGCCACGATGCACACGACGGGCCCCGCCCGCAGGAGCATGCGGATCGCGACCGCGGTCATCCGGACTGGCACAAGGGCGATCGCCTTTCGAGCGAATATCGCGACCATCAGTATGTGGTCGACGATTGGCGCGGCCACGGCCTGCGTCAACCGCCGCGCGGATATCAGTGGGTCGGCGTCGGCGCGGACTACGTGCTCGTCGCCGCAGCGACCGGCCTGATCGCCCAGGTCGTATTGGCGCAGTAA
- a CDS encoding lipopolysaccharide biosynthesis protein, producing the protein MHDSARHLVRLMIMTKSTRPCSLLIRPFTSLKRGAVVSAMMTSLLLAACGGESGSPVDAATDKSSTLAATVKSANTNGSIFYGMNGHNNSGGAYDISSPETQLSQLRDLGATIYRNEVYNQASANKLAGIARTMADGGVTVYPVMLLGLGYSNEQDAYNAGYRLGKQTASAYHYKYYEVGNELEAHTLNGNVDGVYWQHYDNHRYEIARGIIRGLIAGVRSEDTEGKIVLGGTWLHYAFYQMLGDGSQPDGSWGHPTVNWDITAWHWYSNEGDITHACGGTGCHDVLAVLHQMGKPIWINEFGVRPSLGSLLQIARYLTGGDMMSQYVDVASKYNIQSIQAYELYDDAEGAYGMIRGDGHSQKPAYSSYRDFVRNHPR; encoded by the coding sequence GTGCATGACTCGGCACGCCATTTAGTACGACTAATGATCATGACGAAATCGACTCGACCTTGCTCACTCCTTATCCGGCCTTTCACGTCGCTTAAGCGCGGCGCGGTAGTCAGCGCGATGATGACGAGCCTGCTGCTTGCAGCCTGCGGCGGCGAAAGCGGAAGTCCCGTTGACGCAGCCACCGACAAGAGCAGCACGCTCGCAGCGACGGTGAAAAGCGCGAACACGAACGGCTCGATCTTCTATGGCATGAACGGCCATAACAACAGCGGCGGCGCATACGACATCTCCAGCCCTGAGACGCAGCTTTCGCAACTCCGCGATCTCGGCGCGACGATCTACCGCAACGAGGTCTACAACCAGGCTTCGGCGAATAAACTTGCGGGCATTGCACGAACCATGGCGGACGGCGGCGTGACCGTCTATCCCGTCATGCTGCTGGGTCTTGGCTATAGCAACGAGCAAGATGCGTATAACGCGGGTTATAGGCTCGGCAAACAGACCGCGAGCGCGTACCACTACAAGTACTACGAGGTCGGCAACGAACTGGAGGCGCACACGCTCAACGGAAATGTCGACGGCGTCTATTGGCAACATTACGACAATCACCGGTACGAGATTGCCCGAGGCATCATTCGTGGCTTGATTGCGGGTGTGAGATCGGAGGACACGGAAGGGAAGATCGTTCTGGGCGGCACGTGGCTGCACTATGCGTTCTACCAGATGCTGGGCGACGGTTCGCAGCCTGACGGCTCGTGGGGCCATCCGACCGTAAACTGGGACATCACGGCATGGCACTGGTACTCGAACGAAGGCGACATCACGCACGCCTGCGGCGGTACCGGCTGTCACGACGTGCTGGCGGTGTTGCATCAGATGGGCAAGCCGATCTGGATCAATGAATTCGGCGTGCGCCCGAGCCTTGGGTCGCTTTTGCAGATCGCAAGGTATCTCACGGGCGGCGACATGATGTCCCAGTATGTGGATGTCGCGTCCAAGTACAACATCCAGTCGATTCAGGCGTACGAGCTCTACGACGATGCGGAAGGCGCGTATGGAATGATTCGCGGTGACGGGCATTCGCAGAAGCCGGCTTATTCGTCTTATCGGGATTTTGTGCGGAATCATCCGCGGTGA
- a CDS encoding aldehyde dehydrogenase family protein yields the protein MESTADVKRYELLIGGEFIAPSGGEYSTNLNPATEEPIAHVAQGTSADVDRAVQAARAALKPWNAIRAAERGRILMRLAELLRENQEELAALESLDAGKPIAGVQRQDVPAAIDTLAYYAGWCDKINGQVVPARPDALTYTVREPVGVVGAIVPWNFPLMIGMWKIAPALACGCTLIVKPAEITPLSALMVGRLALEAGVPPGVLNIVTGKGSVVGDSMVAHPGIDKITFTGSPSVGRGILQGAAGNFKRVTLELDGKSANVIFADANIDSAVRAAASGIFFNAGQVCSAGSRVLVQRAAYDDVVERLSQRAQTIKLGDPSKRETNMGPLISAKQMKTVLDYVDIGTGEGASLVTGGRRAGERGYFVEPTVFANVEHEMRISQEEIFGPVASVIPFDDEADALRIANGTAYSLAAGVWSADIGRVHRMAAELRAGTVWVNTYGYTDVRLPWGGSGDSGFGREHGDVAIENFTEPKAVWVSLTP from the coding sequence ATGGAAAGCACAGCGGATGTGAAGCGCTACGAGTTATTGATAGGCGGGGAATTCATCGCGCCGAGCGGCGGCGAATATTCGACCAATCTGAATCCCGCGACCGAAGAGCCCATCGCCCACGTCGCGCAGGGCACGTCGGCTGATGTAGACCGCGCAGTGCAGGCGGCGCGCGCCGCGTTGAAGCCCTGGAACGCGATCCGCGCCGCCGAGCGCGGCCGCATCTTGATGCGGCTTGCCGAACTGCTGCGCGAAAATCAAGAAGAACTCGCTGCGCTCGAAAGCCTCGATGCGGGCAAGCCCATCGCCGGCGTCCAGCGGCAGGACGTGCCCGCCGCCATCGATACGCTCGCCTACTACGCCGGCTGGTGCGACAAGATCAACGGTCAGGTCGTGCCGGCGCGGCCCGATGCGCTGACCTACACGGTGCGCGAGCCGGTGGGCGTGGTCGGCGCCATTGTCCCGTGGAATTTCCCGCTGATGATCGGCATGTGGAAGATCGCGCCGGCGCTCGCCTGCGGTTGCACGCTGATCGTGAAGCCCGCCGAAATCACGCCGCTCTCCGCGCTGATGGTCGGCCGCCTCGCGCTCGAAGCGGGCGTGCCGCCGGGCGTGCTGAACATCGTCACGGGCAAGGGCTCGGTGGTCGGGGATTCGATGGTCGCGCATCCGGGCATCGACAAAATCACTTTCACGGGTTCGCCTTCGGTCGGGCGGGGCATCCTTCAGGGCGCGGCGGGCAACTTCAAGCGCGTGACGCTGGAGTTGGACGGCAAGTCGGCCAACGTGATCTTCGCCGATGCCAACATCGACAGCGCGGTGCGCGCTGCGGCATCGGGCATCTTCTTCAACGCGGGACAAGTGTGCTCGGCGGGATCGCGCGTGTTGGTGCAGCGCGCCGCCTACGACGACGTGGTCGAGCGCCTTTCCCAGCGCGCGCAAACCATCAAACTCGGCGATCCATCGAAGCGCGAGACGAACATGGGACCGCTCATCTCCGCGAAGCAGATGAAGACCGTGCTCGATTACGTCGATATCGGCACGGGCGAGGGCGCGTCGCTCGTGACGGGCGGCCGGCGCGCGGGCGAGCGCGGTTATTTCGTCGAGCCGACGGTGTTCGCGAACGTCGAGCACGAAATGCGCATCTCGCAGGAAGAGATCTTCGGGCCGGTGGCAAGCGTCATTCCTTTCGACGACGAAGCGGACGCGCTGCGCATCGCCAACGGCACCGCCTATAGCCTCGCGGCGGGCGTGTGGAGCGCGGACATCGGACGGGTGCATCGCATGGCGGCGGAACTCAGGGCGGGCACCGTCTGGGTCAATACCTACGGCTATACGGACGTGCGGCTGCCGTGGGGCGGTTCGGGCGATTCGGGCTTCGGCCGCGAGCACGGCGACGTGGCCATCGAGAACTTCACGGAGCCCAAGGCAGTGTGGGTGTCGCTGACGCCCTGA